In Zingiber officinale cultivar Zhangliang chromosome 8B, Zo_v1.1, whole genome shotgun sequence, a single genomic region encodes these proteins:
- the LOC122017009 gene encoding MADS-box transcription factor 3-like gives MGRGKIEIKRIENTTNRQVTFCKRRNGLLKKAYELSVLCDADVALVVFSSRGRLYEYATNSVKATIERYKKACNETTNNGFVSEANAQYYQQEASKLRQQINSILSTNRNLMGESLDSMSIRDLKQLESRLEKGIIKIRSKKNDLLFAEIEYMQRREMELQNDNMFLRNKIVENERVHQQMNMLPTAATAEYEMMPPFDSRNFLEVHLMQPNQHYSQQQRTALQLG, from the exons ATGGGCCGTGGGAAGATCGAGATAAAGCGGATTGAGAACACGACCAACAGGCAGGTCACCTTCTGCAAACGGCGAAATGGCCTGCTCAAGAAGGCCTATGAATTGTCAGTCCTGTGTGACGCTGACGTTGCCCTCGTCGTCTTCTCCAGCCGCGGCCGCCTCTACGAGTACGCCACCAACAG TGTCAAAGCAACTATCGAGAGGTACAAGAAAGCATGTAATGAGACCACCAACAATGGATTTGTTTCAGAAGCTAATGCACAG TATTACCAGCAAGAAGCATCGAAACTACGACAACAAATCAACAGCATACTGAGCACAAACAG GAATCTGATGGGTGAGTCCCTTGATTCCATGAGCATAAGGGACCTTAAGCAGCTCGAGAGTAGGTTGGAGAAAGGAATCATCAAAATAAGATCTAAAAAG AATGACTTGCTGTTTGCTGAAATTGAGTATATGCAGAGAAGG GAGATGGAACTGCAGAATGACAATATGTTTTTAAGGAACAAG ATAGTTGAGAACGAGAGGGTGCACCAACAGATGAATATGCTGCCGACGGCGGCAACGGCAGAATACGAGATGATGCCTCCATTTGATTCAAGGAACTTCCTCGAGGTGCACTTAATGCAGCCAAACCAACATTACAGTCAGCAACAAAGGACAGCCCTTCAGCTGGG GTGA
- the LOC122017266 gene encoding pectinesterase QRT1-like — protein MPLSSLDLFTASCCLVLLLGHATICQGSPSPRVFPGRRRYISWADLNVRNHSRYYSDAKYRISGRVILVSKDGAGDSRTVQGAVDMVPDGNDNRVRILKSPGVYREKVVVPETKPYISFIGKGSSETVITYHLRAADRYSNGQAVGTYDSASVAIESNFFCANGITFQNTAPAAKPGEEGGQAVALRLTGDRAMLYRCRILGSQDTLFDHLGRHYFFQCFIQGSIDIIFGSARSLYQSCSLHSVAESYGAVAASQRNSPSDNYGFSFVDCKLSGTGKVYLGRAWGRYATVVYSNCQLEGIVLPEAWSDWGDASRRRTVYFGQFNCKGEGAELGEKVGWARSLSYVEAKSFLDRGYVDGEQWLDL, from the exons ATGCCGCTCTCGTCTCTCGATCTCTTCACGGCATCTTGTTGCCTGGTTCTTCTTCTCGGACATGCAACCATTTGTCAGGGGTCGCCATCGCCGCGGGTCTTTCCCGGACGGCGGAGATATATTTCATGGGCTGATTTGAACGTGAGAAACCACTCGAGGTACTATTCGGATGCCAAATATCGGATCTCCGGCAGAGTCATTTTGGTCTCCAAGGACGGCGCAGGCGATTCAAGGACCGTGCAAGGGGCAGTCGACATGGTCCCAGACGGAAACGATAACCGAGTTAGGATTCTCAAAAGTCCGGGCGTTTACAG GGAGAAAGTAGTAGTTCCTGAGACAAAGCCTTACATTTCATTCATCGGGAAGGGTAGCTCAGAAACCGTGATCACGTATCATTTAAGAGCAGCGGATCGGTATTCCAACGGCCAAGCTGTTGGAACCTACGACTCTGCTTCAGTCGCCATAGAATCGAACTTCTTCTGTGCGAATGGAATTACTTTTCAG AACACAGCTCCAGCTGCGAAACCAGGGGAAGAAGGAGGGCAAGCAGTGGCACTGAGACTGACAGGAGACAGAGCCATGTTATATCGTTGCAGGATATTGGGATCTCAGGACACACTCTTCGACCACCTCGGCCGGCATTATTTCTTCCAGTGCTTCATCCAAGGTTCCATCGACATCATCTTTGGCAGTGCCAGATCCTTGTATCAG AGTTGCAGCCTTCACTCGGTTGCAGAAAGCTATGGAGCAGTGGCGGCATCGCAGAGGAACTCCCCGTCCGATAATTACGGCTTCTCCTTCGTTGACTGCAAGCTGAGTGGGACGGGGAAGGTGTATCTGGGAAGAGCATGGGGGAGATACGCGACGGTGGTGTACTCCAATTGCCAATTGGAGGGCATCGTGCTGCCTGAAGCGTGGAGCGACTGGGGAGACGCGTCACGGAGAAG GACAGTGTACTTCGGGCAATTCAACTGCAAGGGAGAAGGTGCTGAGTTGGGAGAGAAGGTGGGCTGGGCGAGATCACTCAGCTACGTGGAAGCTAAGTCGTTTCTTGACAGGGGATACGTCGATGGGGAGCAATGGCTGGATCTTTAA
- the LOC122017265 gene encoding protein GRAVITROPIC IN THE LIGHT 1-like: protein MESYRSEPWTFNKILHLRGPSASSAGCAYSTPDEDADSIHKIKLSQNFSGKSILALDNGFCKYKHEKQQESLFLKEKDAMESLLANLFASISAVKAFYAQLQLAQSPYNPDMIQSSDLAIVAEFKRVSELKQAYYNNHLVIPHLACDPNRVVAAQIKEKHNLIKTYRITIDKLKADLKLKDSERFSLQAELLEVEKKNRALDLKLHPGRSISALVDLHPSGLNPTHFLAILRCTYKSIRTFVKLMENEMESVGWDLNAAATTIQPDVFRWKKPDHRIFAYESYVGNKMFSNFHRKNFNLVALEDRLQWSSQEFFQEFSQLRYVEQIKKLSQHSAIASFFRSKYLELVHPKMEESFFGNLDHRRAMLSSGRGFPNSAFYSHFVKMARRVWLLHSLFFSFKQESDRHIFQVQRGNRFSEVYMESVVDNNDGHRPTSVGFTVVPGFKVCSTLIQCKVFLSPADPCS from the coding sequence ATGGAATCCTATAGATCGGAGCCTTGGACCTTCAACAAGATCCTCCATCTCCGCGGCCCTTCTGCAAGTTCTGCTGGTTGTGCTTACTCTACTCCTGATGAGGATGCTGATTCAATCCACAAGATTAAGCTGTCTCAGAACTTCAGTGGCAAGTCCATCCTCGCACTAGATAATGGTTTCTGCAAATACAAACATGAGAAGCAGCAAGAAAGTCTCTTTTTGAAAGAGAAAGATGCCATGGAATCCCTCCTAGCAAACCTTTTCGCGAGCATTTCTGCGGTTAAAGCTTTCTATGCGCAGCTCCAATTAGCACAGTCTCCATATAATCCTGACATGATACAGTCTTCTGATTTAGCAATTGTTGCTGAATTCAAACGAGTCTCAGAGCTCAAGCAGGCTTACTACAATAACCACTTGGTCATCCCGCATCTTGCTTGTGACCCTAACAGAGTCGTCGCTGCTCAAATCAAAGAGAAGCACAATCTAATCAAGACCTATCGGATCACAATAGACAAGTTGAAGGCTGACCTCAAGCTCAAGGATTCTGAGAGGTTCTCACTGCAGGCTGAGCTCCTTGAGGTAGAGAAAAAGAATCGAGCTTTGGACTTGAAGCTCCATCCCGGTCGCTCAATTTCAGCCTTGGTTGATCTGCATCCCTCCGGCTTAAACCCCACCCATTTCCTTGCCATTCTTCGGTGCACCTATAAATCTATTAGAACTTTTGTAAAATTGATGGAGAATGAAATGGAGTCAGTTGGTTGGGATCTTAATGCTGCTGCCACCACAATCCAACCTGATGTGTTTCGGTGGAAGAAGCCTGATCATAGGATATTTGCGTATGAGTCGTATGTGGGTAATAAGATGTTCTCCAACTTCCACCGCAAAAATTTCAATCTTGTTGCCTTGGAAGACAGGCTACAATGGAGTTCACAGGAGTTCTTCCAAGAATTCAGCCAGCTGAGGTATGTTGAACAAATCAAGAAGCTCAGTCAACACTCAGCAATCGCAAGCTTCTTTAGGTCGAAGTATCTGGAACTTGTGCATCCAAAGATGGAAGAATCGTTCTTTGGCAATCTTGATCACAGGAGGGCCATGCTAAGCTCTGGCCGGGGCTTCCCAAACTCAGCATTCTACTCACATTTTGTCAAGATGGCTAGGCGAGTGTGGCTCCTCCACTCCTTGTTCTTCTCGTTCAAGCAAGAGTCCGACCGGCACATCTTCCAAGTTCAGCGAGGCAACCGATTCTCCGAGGTGTACATGGAGAGCGTAGTGGACAACAATGACGGCCATCGACCCACCTCGGTCGGGTTCACAGTAGTTCCTGGGTTCAAGGTGTGCTCGACGCTGATTCAATGCAAGGTCTTCCTCTCCCCTGCGGATCCATGCTCATAA